The uncultured Desulfobulbus sp. genome window below encodes:
- a CDS encoding IS4 family transposase → MAFNSDAWAFESLNDLTSKLELDHDICIKKQSLDERFNQRAVSFLTAALAELFSKQLAGGRATLISCDQFERILIKDSVCFQIDQSLSTYYPGSGGSGSAASIRIQFEYDLVSGSIVDLSLNAFNDQDATNSTLTIDVVKEGDLVIRDLAYMHLSALRGILQNLGDFLCRLQANKNVYQLRGKKKVKLNFSRIVRAMIDAGIERFEDWVFLDQNLTLQVRLFVYLLPESVYQERMRKAHLNAQKKGRQLGKEFKALARLNLFITSVSEKLLDIQNAWKAYTLRWQIELVFKTWKWVHPLVMGFKSLSLYMAPDYPCSQLYKV, encoded by the coding sequence CTGGCTTTTAACAGTGATGCATGGGCATTTGAGAGTCTCAATGATCTCACCAGCAAACTGGAATTAGATCACGACATATGTATCAAAAAGCAATCGCTGGACGAGCGCTTTAACCAGCGTGCGGTTTCTTTTCTCACGGCAGCCCTCGCTGAACTCTTCAGCAAACAGCTGGCCGGGGGAAGGGCGACGTTAATAAGCTGTGACCAATTTGAAAGAATTTTGATTAAAGATTCTGTTTGTTTTCAAATAGATCAATCTTTATCCACGTATTACCCCGGTAGTGGCGGCAGTGGATCCGCAGCCAGTATCAGGATCCAATTTGAATATGATTTAGTCTCTGGCAGTATCGTTGATCTTAGTCTGAATGCGTTTAATGACCAGGATGCAACCAATTCAACGCTGACCATTGATGTTGTCAAAGAAGGCGACCTTGTTATTCGTGACCTCGCGTATATGCATCTATCAGCATTGCGAGGTATCCTGCAGAACCTTGGTGATTTTTTATGCCGTCTGCAAGCCAACAAAAACGTGTATCAGCTTCGAGGCAAGAAAAAGGTTAAGCTGAATTTTTCCCGTATCGTTCGAGCCATGATCGATGCCGGAATTGAAAGATTCGAAGACTGGGTATTTCTTGACCAAAATCTGACACTACAGGTTCGTCTCTTCGTTTATCTGCTTCCTGAAAGCGTTTATCAGGAACGAATGCGTAAGGCTCATTTGAATGCCCAAAAGAAAGGGCGGCAATTAGGTAAAGAATTCAAAGCACTAGCGAGGCTCAACCTGTTCATCACCTCTGTATCTGAAAAGTTGCTCGATATTCAGAATGCGTGGAAGGCGTACACCTTGCGCTGGCAGATTGAGCTCGTCTTCAAAACCTGGAAATGGGTGCATCCGTTAGTTATGGGATTTAAAAGCTTGTCGCTATATATGGCACCTGATTATCCCTGCTCACAGCTATATAAAGTATAG
- a CDS encoding transposase zinc-binding domain-containing protein: MDLATLVHQYYDVFMARFGKTILPDQRKALDAILRCRTPASGELYVQCPDWGASDVYGNPLAIHSPQTAVRVMQPLCIVASL, translated from the coding sequence ATGGACCTGGCCACTCTTGTTCACCAATATTACGATGTCTTCATGGCGCGGTTCGGCAAAACTATCCTGCCGGACCAGCGCAAGGCCCTTGATGCGATTCTCCGTTGCCGAACGCCTGCTTCCGGAGAACTCTACGTGCAGTGCCCTGACTGGGGGGCATCCGATGTTTATGGCAACCCGCTTGCTATACACTCCCCGCAGACGGCAGTGCGGGTTATGCAGCCCCTCTGTATAGTGGCAAGCCTTTAA
- a CDS encoding tyrosine-type recombinase/integrase: protein MELKKVSIHSLRHSFATHLLESGLSLRHIQALLGHASPTTTARYTHLGASDSYGI, encoded by the coding sequence GTGGAATTAAAAAAAGTCTCGATCCACAGCCTCCGTCACAGTTTCGCAACCCACCTACTCGAATCCGGCTTAAGCCTGCGGCATATCCAGGCTCTGCTTGGTCATGCCAGTCCCACAACCACAGCCCGTTACACTCATCTGGGTGCATCCGATAGTTATGGAATTTAA
- a CDS encoding transposase: protein MVTFTLPYQLRSLAYRHQKANNAPKKWVVHCDHMGTGAPALKYLARYLYRGVIGEKNIVANANGEVTFRYRDSATRAMQKRTLKGEEFLRLLIQHVLPNGFRRLREYGFLHGNAKKIRMLVQLVLHVVIRPQPPRPRPVFACPHCDQAMRIVPFRNDYRHPR from the coding sequence ATGGTGACCTTTACCTTGCCCTATCAGCTGCGTTCGTTGGCTTATCGTCACCAGAAAGCAAACAATGCCCCGAAAAAATGGGTGGTCCATTGTGACCACATGGGCACCGGCGCACCTGCTTTGAAATACCTCGCAAGGTATTTATATCGAGGCGTAATCGGAGAAAAAAACATTGTTGCCAACGCCAATGGCGAAGTGACCTTCAGGTACCGGGACAGTGCTACAAGGGCAATGCAGAAGAGGACGCTTAAGGGAGAAGAGTTTCTGCGTCTGCTTATTCAACATGTCCTGCCAAACGGGTTCAGGCGGCTGCGCGAATATGGATTTCTGCACGGGAATGCGAAAAAAATCCGTATGCTGGTCCAGTTGGTCCTGCACGTCGTTATCAGACCGCAGCCGCCCCGTCCCCGACCTGTGTTTGCTTGTCCGCACTGCGATCAAGCGATGCGTATTGTGCCTTTTAGAAATGACTACCGTCATCCCAGGTAA
- a CDS encoding O-methyltransferase gives MDLDNMLKELEQKGICNDEAQSDKALKYLNITKDTGEFLRVLVLATRSSKILEVGTSNGYSTIWFASSIPSDGTVTTIEYSERKAEEALSNFQRAGLANKIELLQGDAQAMLKDLSDQYDLIFLDADRSMYMDMIEDISRLLKTGGLIVCDNAISHESELAEFTAYLKSQQNYSTSLVPVGKGEFLAHKSYSEQV, from the coding sequence ATGGATTTAGATAACATGCTAAAAGAATTGGAACAAAAGGGGATATGCAATGATGAAGCCCAATCAGATAAAGCCCTGAAGTATCTCAACATCACGAAAGATACCGGTGAGTTCCTTCGGGTTCTAGTTCTTGCGACTCGTTCAAGCAAAATTTTAGAAGTTGGAACATCAAACGGCTATTCAACTATTTGGTTTGCTTCGTCTATCCCCTCAGATGGAACTGTAACTACAATTGAGTATTCGGAACGAAAAGCAGAAGAAGCTTTATCAAACTTTCAAAGAGCAGGTTTAGCCAACAAAATAGAGCTGTTACAGGGCGATGCTCAGGCAATGCTTAAAGACCTCAGTGATCAGTATGACTTGATTTTTCTTGATGCAGACCGTTCAATGTACATGGATATGATAGAAGACATATCACGCCTGTTAAAAACTGGAGGGCTAATTGTTTGTGATAATGCAATTTCCCACGAATCCGAACTTGCTGAGTTTACAGCATACCTCAAGTCTCAACAGAATTATTCAACTTCACTGGTGCCAGTTGGTAAAGGTGAATTTTTAGCACATAAGTCATACAGCGAACAGGTATAA
- a CDS encoding YciI family protein, whose protein sequence is MFIVSLTYKIDLEEVDKHLDAHVDYLKQEYAEGNFIASGRKIPRTGGIILSCVKNKDELELILAKDPFYKAEIAEYDIIEFDPSMVAEGFEILQK, encoded by the coding sequence ATGTTCATAGTATCTTTAACGTACAAAATTGATCTTGAAGAAGTTGATAAGCATCTTGATGCCCATGTGGACTATTTGAAGCAGGAATATGCCGAGGGAAATTTTATTGCATCTGGAAGAAAAATTCCAAGAACAGGTGGAATAATTTTGTCATGTGTAAAAAATAAAGATGAATTGGAGTTGATTCTTGCAAAAGATCCTTTCTATAAAGCAGAAATCGCAGAATACGACATTATTGAGTTCGATCCAAGTATGGTGGCAGAAGGCTTTGAAATATTGCAAAAATAG
- a CDS encoding transposase zinc-binding domain-containing protein translates to MDLATLVHQYHDAFMARFGKTLLPDQRKALDAILRCRTPAAGELYVQCPDCQHGQWRPLSCGNRHCPRCQNHLTSLWIDKQREKLLPVPYFMVTFTLPYQLRPLAYHHQKANNVPKKWVVYCDHMGTGAPALKYLSRYLYRGVIGEKNIIANTNGEVTFRYRDSSTGAMQKRTLKGEEFLRLLLQHVLPNGFRRLREYGFLHGNAKKIRMLVQLVLHVVIKPQPPRPRPVFACPHCDQAMRIVSFRNDYRHPR, encoded by the coding sequence ATGGATCTAGCCACTCTTGTTCACCAGTATCACGATGCCTTCATGGCCAGGTTCGGCAAAACTCTTCTGCCTGATCAACGCAAAGCTCTTGATGCGATTCTACGTTGTCGGACGCCTGCCGCCGGAGAACTCTACGTGCAGTGCCCTGACTGTCAGCATGGTCAGTGGCGCCCACTATCCTGTGGCAACCGCCATTGCCCACGCTGCCAAAATCACCTGACCAGTCTCTGGATCGACAAACAACGCGAAAAGCTCCTGCCTGTACCCTATTTCATGGTGACCTTCACCTTGCCCTATCAGCTGCGTCCGTTGGCCTATCATCACCAGAAAGCAAACAATGTCCCGAAAAAATGGGTGGTCTACTGCGACCATATGGGCACCGGCGCACCTGCCTTGAAATACCTGTCGAGGTATTTGTACCGAGGCGTAATCGGAGAAAAAAACATTATTGCCAACACCAATGGCGAAGTGACCTTCAGGTACCGGGACAGTTCTACAGGGGCAATGCAGAAGAGGACGCTTAAGGGAGAAGAGTTTCTGCGTCTCCTTCTTCAACATGTCCTGCCAAACGGGTTCAGGCGGCTGCGCGAATATGGATTCCTGCACGGGAATGCGAAAAAAATCCGTATGCTGGTCCAGTTGGTCCTGCACGTCGTTATCAAGCCGCAGCCGCCTCGCCCCCGACCAGTGTTTGCTTGTCCGCACTGCGATCAAGCGATGCGTATTGTGTCTTTTAGAAATGACTACCGTCATCCCAGGTAA